A region of Mugil cephalus isolate CIBA_MC_2020 chromosome 3, CIBA_Mcephalus_1.1, whole genome shotgun sequence DNA encodes the following proteins:
- the cars1 gene encoding cysteine--tRNA ligase, cytoplasmic isoform X3, giving the protein MSSSGEPVKGKRVQPPWSPPPGTNVPQLRLYNSLTRTKELFVPQKGNVVTWYCCGPTVYDASHMGHARSYISFDILRRILRDYFKYDVLYCMNITDIDDKIIKRARQNYLLDQYKEKKPQAAQVLQDVLSARGPFQTHLASTTDPDKKQMLEKLDVAVTSALTPLQAAMENKASDTETQHLAQVLLEKSKDLLAEWLDSQFGSQVTENSIFSILPKYWEAEYHKDMDALNVLPPDVLTRVSEYVPEIVEFVRKIVSNGYGYESNGSVYFDTSKFDSCPQHSYAKLVPEAVGDQKALQEGEGDLSISADRLSEKKSQNDFALWKASKPGEPSWDSPWGKGRPGWHIECSAMAGSILGESMDIHGGGFDLRFPHHDNELAQSEAFFENDYWVRYFLHTGHLTIAGCKMSKSLKNFITIKDALAKNTARQLRLAFLMHSWKDTLDYSSNTMESAVQYERFMSEFFLNVKDVLRAPTDITGRFEKWETAEMELNNSFYDRKSAVHEALCDNVDTRTVMEEMRTLVGQSNSYVAARKSSKLRPNRLLLESIARYLTDMLRIFGAVEGSDPIGFPVGGQDQNIDLESTVMPYLSVLSDFREGVRKIAREQKVMELLQLCDLIRDDTLPELGVRLEDHEGLPTVVKLVDKETLLKEREEKKKMEEEKKKKKEEAARKKQEQEMAKLAKMKIPPCEMFRSETDKYSKFDETGFPTHDSEGKELSKGQAKKLRKLFEAQEKLHNEFLQTNQNGN; this is encoded by the exons ATGTCGAGCTCAGGAGAGCCAG TGAAAGGAAAGCGGGTCCAGCCTCCGTGGTCGCCCCCCCCAGGAACAAATGTCCCTCAACTCAGACTCTACAACAGCCTGACCAGAACAAAG gagcTGTTTGTTCCCCAGAAAGGAAACGTGGTGACTTGGTACTGCTGCGGCCCCACGGTCTACGACGCCTCCCACATGGGACACGCCAG GTCCTACATATCCTTCGACATCCTGAGACGGATTCTGAGAGACTACTTCAAGTACGACGTCCTCTACTGCATGAACATCACAGACATCGACGACAAG ATCATTAAACGAGCTCGTCAGAATTACCTCCTGGATCAGTACAAGGAGAAGAAGCCTCAAGCTGCTCAGGTCCTGCAGGACGTCCTCAGCGCCAGAGGG CCTTTTCAGACTCATTTGGCTTCGACCACTGATCCAGACAAGAAGCAGATGTTGGAGAAGTTGGACGTCGCCGTCACGTCAGCTCTGACTCCTCTGCAGGCGGCGATGGAGAACAAAGCATCCGACACGGAGACTCAGCATCTGGCCCAG GTGTTGCTGGAAAAGTCCAAGGATTTACTGGCCGAGTGGTTGGACTCACAGTTTGGAAGTCAAGTCACGGAGAATTCAATCTTCTCCATCCTCCCCAAGTACTGGGAGGCAGAGTATCACAAAGACATGGACGCCCTCAAC GTCCTCCCCCCGGACGTCCTCACGCGAGTCAGCGAATACGTCCCCGAGATCGTGGAGTTTGTGAGGAAGATCGTCTCCAACGGTTACGG GTACGAGTCCAACGGCTCCGTGTACTTCGACACCTCCAAGTTCGATTCCTGTCCACAGCACTCGTACGCCAAGCTGGTCCCCGAGGCCGTGGGAGACCAGAAGGCTTTACAGGAGGGAGAAG GTGACCTGAGCATCTCCGCAGACAGATTAAGTGAGAAAAAGTCCCAGAACGACTTCGCTTTGTGGAAAGCGTCGAAGCCCGGAGAGCCGTCGTGGGATTCTCCGTGGGGGAAg GGGCGGCCGGGGTGGCACATCGAATGCTCGGCCATGGCCGGCTCCATCCTGGGGGAGTCCATGGACATCCACGGTGGAGGCTTCGACCTGCGATTCCCTCACCACGACAACGAACTGGCCCAGTCCGAG gcTTTCTTTGAGAACGACTACTGGGTCCGTTACTTCCTCCACACGGGACATCTGACCATCGCCGGCTGCAAGATGTCCAAGTCTCTGAAGAACTTCATCACCATTAAGGACGCTTTGGCAAAGAACACAG CTCGTCAGCTCCGCCTGGCGTTCCTCATGCATTCCTGGAAGGACACTCTGGACTACTCGTCTAACACCATGGAGTCGGCCGTCCAGTACGAGAGGTTCATGAGT GAGTTTTTCCTGAATGTGAAGGACGTTCTTCGAGCTCCCACTGACATAACCGGTCGCTTTGAGAAGTGGGAGACGGCCGAGATGGAGCTGAACAACAG TTTCTACGACAGGAAGTCGGCCGTGCACGAGGCTCTGTGCGACAACGTGGACACTCGCACCGTCATGGAGGAGATGAGGACGCTGGTCGGCCAGAGCAACAGCTACGTCGCTGCCAGGAAGAGCTCCAAGCTGAGGCCGAACCGGCTGCTGCTGGAAAGCATCGCCCGGTACCTGACGGACATGCTCAGG ATATTTGGTGCAGTTGAAGGATCAGATCCCATCGGTTTCCCTGTGGGAGGACAAGATCAGAACATCGAC CTGGAGTCCACAGTGATGCCGTACCTCAGCGTCCTGTCAGACTTCAGGGAGGGCGTCAGGAAAATAGCCCGCGAGCAGAAAG tgatggagctgctgcagctctgcgaTCTGATCCGAGACGATACGTTACCGGAGCTGGGCGTCCGTCTGGAAGATCATGAAG GTCTTCCTACTGTGGTGAAGCTGGTGGACAAGGAGACGCTGctaaaggagagagaggagaagaagaag atggaggaagagaagaagaagaagaaggaagaggctGCCAGGaagaaacaggagcaggag ATGGCTAAACTCGCCAAGATGAAGATCCCTCCCTGTGAAATGTTTCGCTCCGAAACAGACAAATACTCCAAGTTTGATGAAAcg GGTTTCCCTACCCATGACTCTGAGGGGAAGGAGCTGAGTAAAGGTCAGGCTAAGAAGCTGCGGAAGCTGTTCGAGGCTCAGGAGAAGCTGCACAACGAGTTTCTTCAGACGAACCAGAACGGAAACTGA
- the cars1 gene encoding cysteine--tRNA ligase, cytoplasmic isoform X2, which yields MSSSGEPASEFGFLLQIKDEASLAAALNDYLAPRSYLAGFGPSQADLRAFTLLSSAPGPRHVHALRWYRHIAALQLDVHPDSSMKGKRVQPPWSPPPGTNVPQLRLYNSLTRTKELFVPQKGNVVTWYCCGPTVYDASHMGHARSYISFDILRRILRDYFKYDVLYCMNITDIDDKIIKRARQNYLLDQYKEKKPQAAQVLQDVLSARGPFQTHLASTTDPDKKQMLEKLDVAVTSALTPLQAAMENKASDTETQHLAQVLLEKSKDLLAEWLDSQFGSQVTENSIFSILPKYWEAEYHKDMDALNVLPPDVLTRVSEYVPEIVEFVRKIVSNGYGYESNGSVYFDTSKFDSCPQHSYAKLVPEAVGDQKALQEGEGDLSISADRLSEKKSQNDFALWKASKPGEPSWDSPWGKGRPGWHIECSAMAGSILGESMDIHGGGFDLRFPHHDNELAQSEAFFENDYWVRYFLHTGHLTIAGCKMSKSLKNFITIKDALAKNTARQLRLAFLMHSWKDTLDYSSNTMESAVQYERFMSEFFLNVKDVLRAPTDITGRFEKWETAEMELNNSFYDRKSAVHEALCDNVDTRTVMEEMRTLVGQSNSYVAARKSSKLRPNRLLLESIARYLTDMLRIFGAVEGSDPIGFPVGGQDQNIDLESTVMPYLSVLSDFREGVRKIAREQKVMELLQLCDLIRDDTLPELGVRLEDHEGLPTVVKLVDKETLLKEREEKKKMEEEKKKKKEEAARKKQEQEMAKLAKMKIPPCEMFRSETDKYSKFDETGFPTHDSEGKELSKGQAKKLRKLFEAQEKLHNEFLQTNQNGN from the exons ATGTCGAGCTCAGGAGAGCCAG cctctgaGTTTGGCTTCTTGCTGCAGATTAAAGACGAGGCCTCGTTGGCCGCGGCCCTCAACGACTACCTAGCCCCACGCAGCTACCTGGCCGGGTTCGGCCCCTCCCAGGCCGACCTGAGGGCCTTTACCCTCCTCAGCTCGGCCCCCGGCCCCAGACATGTCCACGCTCTGCGCTGGTACAGACACATAGCAGCCCTGCAGCTGGACGTCCACCCAGACAGCAGCA TGAAAGGAAAGCGGGTCCAGCCTCCGTGGTCGCCCCCCCCAGGAACAAATGTCCCTCAACTCAGACTCTACAACAGCCTGACCAGAACAAAG gagcTGTTTGTTCCCCAGAAAGGAAACGTGGTGACTTGGTACTGCTGCGGCCCCACGGTCTACGACGCCTCCCACATGGGACACGCCAG GTCCTACATATCCTTCGACATCCTGAGACGGATTCTGAGAGACTACTTCAAGTACGACGTCCTCTACTGCATGAACATCACAGACATCGACGACAAG ATCATTAAACGAGCTCGTCAGAATTACCTCCTGGATCAGTACAAGGAGAAGAAGCCTCAAGCTGCTCAGGTCCTGCAGGACGTCCTCAGCGCCAGAGGG CCTTTTCAGACTCATTTGGCTTCGACCACTGATCCAGACAAGAAGCAGATGTTGGAGAAGTTGGACGTCGCCGTCACGTCAGCTCTGACTCCTCTGCAGGCGGCGATGGAGAACAAAGCATCCGACACGGAGACTCAGCATCTGGCCCAG GTGTTGCTGGAAAAGTCCAAGGATTTACTGGCCGAGTGGTTGGACTCACAGTTTGGAAGTCAAGTCACGGAGAATTCAATCTTCTCCATCCTCCCCAAGTACTGGGAGGCAGAGTATCACAAAGACATGGACGCCCTCAAC GTCCTCCCCCCGGACGTCCTCACGCGAGTCAGCGAATACGTCCCCGAGATCGTGGAGTTTGTGAGGAAGATCGTCTCCAACGGTTACGG GTACGAGTCCAACGGCTCCGTGTACTTCGACACCTCCAAGTTCGATTCCTGTCCACAGCACTCGTACGCCAAGCTGGTCCCCGAGGCCGTGGGAGACCAGAAGGCTTTACAGGAGGGAGAAG GTGACCTGAGCATCTCCGCAGACAGATTAAGTGAGAAAAAGTCCCAGAACGACTTCGCTTTGTGGAAAGCGTCGAAGCCCGGAGAGCCGTCGTGGGATTCTCCGTGGGGGAAg GGGCGGCCGGGGTGGCACATCGAATGCTCGGCCATGGCCGGCTCCATCCTGGGGGAGTCCATGGACATCCACGGTGGAGGCTTCGACCTGCGATTCCCTCACCACGACAACGAACTGGCCCAGTCCGAG gcTTTCTTTGAGAACGACTACTGGGTCCGTTACTTCCTCCACACGGGACATCTGACCATCGCCGGCTGCAAGATGTCCAAGTCTCTGAAGAACTTCATCACCATTAAGGACGCTTTGGCAAAGAACACAG CTCGTCAGCTCCGCCTGGCGTTCCTCATGCATTCCTGGAAGGACACTCTGGACTACTCGTCTAACACCATGGAGTCGGCCGTCCAGTACGAGAGGTTCATGAGT GAGTTTTTCCTGAATGTGAAGGACGTTCTTCGAGCTCCCACTGACATAACCGGTCGCTTTGAGAAGTGGGAGACGGCCGAGATGGAGCTGAACAACAG TTTCTACGACAGGAAGTCGGCCGTGCACGAGGCTCTGTGCGACAACGTGGACACTCGCACCGTCATGGAGGAGATGAGGACGCTGGTCGGCCAGAGCAACAGCTACGTCGCTGCCAGGAAGAGCTCCAAGCTGAGGCCGAACCGGCTGCTGCTGGAAAGCATCGCCCGGTACCTGACGGACATGCTCAGG ATATTTGGTGCAGTTGAAGGATCAGATCCCATCGGTTTCCCTGTGGGAGGACAAGATCAGAACATCGAC CTGGAGTCCACAGTGATGCCGTACCTCAGCGTCCTGTCAGACTTCAGGGAGGGCGTCAGGAAAATAGCCCGCGAGCAGAAAG tgatggagctgctgcagctctgcgaTCTGATCCGAGACGATACGTTACCGGAGCTGGGCGTCCGTCTGGAAGATCATGAAG GTCTTCCTACTGTGGTGAAGCTGGTGGACAAGGAGACGCTGctaaaggagagagaggagaagaagaag atggaggaagagaagaagaagaagaaggaagaggctGCCAGGaagaaacaggagcaggag ATGGCTAAACTCGCCAAGATGAAGATCCCTCCCTGTGAAATGTTTCGCTCCGAAACAGACAAATACTCCAAGTTTGATGAAAcg GGTTTCCCTACCCATGACTCTGAGGGGAAGGAGCTGAGTAAAGGTCAGGCTAAGAAGCTGCGGAAGCTGTTCGAGGCTCAGGAGAAGCTGCACAACGAGTTTCTTCAGACGAACCAGAACGGAAACTGA
- the crybgx gene encoding crystallin beta gamma X — MWPRRADMNIFTKVPGLAQQTSKLGSVLQRAFYGSSGRVTLFEQRNFAGRRLDLSSDCSRLSDKNFPERCNSVQVESGAWVGYEHDNFRGRQYLWDMSDRGEYNCYDKWCAQVDHVSSVRSVKQDNNPARAQLFDRAGFSGKKMEIQDDIPNLMSRYSLNRVASIRVLGGAWVVYQEPNYRGPHYILEKRDYNNFSDWGSQNNTVGSMRRVRFN; from the exons ATGTGGCCTCGCAGAGCTGACATGAACATCTTTACTAAGGTCCCAGGATTAGCCCAACAAACCAG CAAGCTGGGGTCTGTGCTCCAACGTGCCTTCTACGGGTCCAGTGGGAGG GTGACCCTTTTCGAGCAGCGAAACTTCGCTGGCAGGCGTCTGGACCTGAGCTCTGACTGCTCCAGGCTCAGCGACAAGAACTTCCCAGAGAGATGTAACTCTGTGCAGGTGGAGAGCGGAGC ATGGGTCGGCTACGAACACGATAACTTCCGGGGGCGTCAGTATCTGTGGGACATGTCCGACCGTGGGGAGTATAACTGCTACGACAAGTGGTGCGCTCAGGTGGACCACGTGTCCTCGGTCCGGTCCGTCAAACAG GACAACAACCCGGCCAGAGCTCAGCTGTTTGACAGAGCTGGATTCTCtgggaagaagatggagattcaGGACGACATCCCCAACCTGATGAGCCGCTACAGCCTCAACAGAGTCGCCTCCATCAGGGTCCTCGGAGGAGC GTGGGTGGTTTACCAGGAGCCCAACTACAGAGGACCTCACTACATCCTGGAGAAACGCGACTACAACAACTTCTCAGACTGGGGCAGCCAGAACAACACGGTGGGATCCATGCGCCGCGTCCGCTTCAACTAA
- the cars1 gene encoding cysteine--tRNA ligase, cytoplasmic isoform X1, producing the protein MVRPLLVSPHLAPRPGRFSSGPLAFCARLLLPVTLLLHQHPTLLQCRAQESQIKDEASLAAALNDYLAPRSYLAGFGPSQADLRAFTLLSSAPGPRHVHALRWYRHIAALQLDVHPDSSMKGKRVQPPWSPPPGTNVPQLRLYNSLTRTKELFVPQKGNVVTWYCCGPTVYDASHMGHARSYISFDILRRILRDYFKYDVLYCMNITDIDDKIIKRARQNYLLDQYKEKKPQAAQVLQDVLSARGPFQTHLASTTDPDKKQMLEKLDVAVTSALTPLQAAMENKASDTETQHLAQVLLEKSKDLLAEWLDSQFGSQVTENSIFSILPKYWEAEYHKDMDALNVLPPDVLTRVSEYVPEIVEFVRKIVSNGYGYESNGSVYFDTSKFDSCPQHSYAKLVPEAVGDQKALQEGEGDLSISADRLSEKKSQNDFALWKASKPGEPSWDSPWGKGRPGWHIECSAMAGSILGESMDIHGGGFDLRFPHHDNELAQSEAFFENDYWVRYFLHTGHLTIAGCKMSKSLKNFITIKDALAKNTARQLRLAFLMHSWKDTLDYSSNTMESAVQYERFMSEFFLNVKDVLRAPTDITGRFEKWETAEMELNNSFYDRKSAVHEALCDNVDTRTVMEEMRTLVGQSNSYVAARKSSKLRPNRLLLESIARYLTDMLRIFGAVEGSDPIGFPVGGQDQNIDLESTVMPYLSVLSDFREGVRKIAREQKVMELLQLCDLIRDDTLPELGVRLEDHEGLPTVVKLVDKETLLKEREEKKKMEEEKKKKKEEAARKKQEQEMAKLAKMKIPPCEMFRSETDKYSKFDETGFPTHDSEGKELSKGQAKKLRKLFEAQEKLHNEFLQTNQNGN; encoded by the exons ATGGTCCGTCCTTTATTAGTGTCCCCCCACCTCGCCCCGAGGCCTGGACGCTTTAGTTCCGGGCCGCTAGCATTTTGTGCTCGGCTTCTTCTTCCGGTCACGTTATTGTTGCATCAGCATCCGACTCTGCTGCAATGTCGAGCTCAGGAGAGCCAG ATTAAAGACGAGGCCTCGTTGGCCGCGGCCCTCAACGACTACCTAGCCCCACGCAGCTACCTGGCCGGGTTCGGCCCCTCCCAGGCCGACCTGAGGGCCTTTACCCTCCTCAGCTCGGCCCCCGGCCCCAGACATGTCCACGCTCTGCGCTGGTACAGACACATAGCAGCCCTGCAGCTGGACGTCCACCCAGACAGCAGCA TGAAAGGAAAGCGGGTCCAGCCTCCGTGGTCGCCCCCCCCAGGAACAAATGTCCCTCAACTCAGACTCTACAACAGCCTGACCAGAACAAAG gagcTGTTTGTTCCCCAGAAAGGAAACGTGGTGACTTGGTACTGCTGCGGCCCCACGGTCTACGACGCCTCCCACATGGGACACGCCAG GTCCTACATATCCTTCGACATCCTGAGACGGATTCTGAGAGACTACTTCAAGTACGACGTCCTCTACTGCATGAACATCACAGACATCGACGACAAG ATCATTAAACGAGCTCGTCAGAATTACCTCCTGGATCAGTACAAGGAGAAGAAGCCTCAAGCTGCTCAGGTCCTGCAGGACGTCCTCAGCGCCAGAGGG CCTTTTCAGACTCATTTGGCTTCGACCACTGATCCAGACAAGAAGCAGATGTTGGAGAAGTTGGACGTCGCCGTCACGTCAGCTCTGACTCCTCTGCAGGCGGCGATGGAGAACAAAGCATCCGACACGGAGACTCAGCATCTGGCCCAG GTGTTGCTGGAAAAGTCCAAGGATTTACTGGCCGAGTGGTTGGACTCACAGTTTGGAAGTCAAGTCACGGAGAATTCAATCTTCTCCATCCTCCCCAAGTACTGGGAGGCAGAGTATCACAAAGACATGGACGCCCTCAAC GTCCTCCCCCCGGACGTCCTCACGCGAGTCAGCGAATACGTCCCCGAGATCGTGGAGTTTGTGAGGAAGATCGTCTCCAACGGTTACGG GTACGAGTCCAACGGCTCCGTGTACTTCGACACCTCCAAGTTCGATTCCTGTCCACAGCACTCGTACGCCAAGCTGGTCCCCGAGGCCGTGGGAGACCAGAAGGCTTTACAGGAGGGAGAAG GTGACCTGAGCATCTCCGCAGACAGATTAAGTGAGAAAAAGTCCCAGAACGACTTCGCTTTGTGGAAAGCGTCGAAGCCCGGAGAGCCGTCGTGGGATTCTCCGTGGGGGAAg GGGCGGCCGGGGTGGCACATCGAATGCTCGGCCATGGCCGGCTCCATCCTGGGGGAGTCCATGGACATCCACGGTGGAGGCTTCGACCTGCGATTCCCTCACCACGACAACGAACTGGCCCAGTCCGAG gcTTTCTTTGAGAACGACTACTGGGTCCGTTACTTCCTCCACACGGGACATCTGACCATCGCCGGCTGCAAGATGTCCAAGTCTCTGAAGAACTTCATCACCATTAAGGACGCTTTGGCAAAGAACACAG CTCGTCAGCTCCGCCTGGCGTTCCTCATGCATTCCTGGAAGGACACTCTGGACTACTCGTCTAACACCATGGAGTCGGCCGTCCAGTACGAGAGGTTCATGAGT GAGTTTTTCCTGAATGTGAAGGACGTTCTTCGAGCTCCCACTGACATAACCGGTCGCTTTGAGAAGTGGGAGACGGCCGAGATGGAGCTGAACAACAG TTTCTACGACAGGAAGTCGGCCGTGCACGAGGCTCTGTGCGACAACGTGGACACTCGCACCGTCATGGAGGAGATGAGGACGCTGGTCGGCCAGAGCAACAGCTACGTCGCTGCCAGGAAGAGCTCCAAGCTGAGGCCGAACCGGCTGCTGCTGGAAAGCATCGCCCGGTACCTGACGGACATGCTCAGG ATATTTGGTGCAGTTGAAGGATCAGATCCCATCGGTTTCCCTGTGGGAGGACAAGATCAGAACATCGAC CTGGAGTCCACAGTGATGCCGTACCTCAGCGTCCTGTCAGACTTCAGGGAGGGCGTCAGGAAAATAGCCCGCGAGCAGAAAG tgatggagctgctgcagctctgcgaTCTGATCCGAGACGATACGTTACCGGAGCTGGGCGTCCGTCTGGAAGATCATGAAG GTCTTCCTACTGTGGTGAAGCTGGTGGACAAGGAGACGCTGctaaaggagagagaggagaagaagaag atggaggaagagaagaagaagaagaaggaagaggctGCCAGGaagaaacaggagcaggag ATGGCTAAACTCGCCAAGATGAAGATCCCTCCCTGTGAAATGTTTCGCTCCGAAACAGACAAATACTCCAAGTTTGATGAAAcg GGTTTCCCTACCCATGACTCTGAGGGGAAGGAGCTGAGTAAAGGTCAGGCTAAGAAGCTGCGGAAGCTGTTCGAGGCTCAGGAGAAGCTGCACAACGAGTTTCTTCAGACGAACCAGAACGGAAACTGA